A part of Saccharomyces cerevisiae S288C chromosome XIV, complete sequence genomic DNA contains:
- the HOL1 gene encoding Hol1p (Polyamine transporter of the major facilitator superfamily; member of the 12-spanner drug:H(+) antiporter DHA1 family; mutations in membrane-spanning domains permit cation and histidinol uptake), with protein MDKYTNRDHPDYIPGTFNIYSSQNLENGIIYESKLKKTSSGVVLIPQPSYSPNDPLNWSSWRKLAHFGLMAFITAFTAATSNDAGAAQDSLNEIYGISYDSMNTGAGVLFLGIGWSTLFLAPFANLYGRKITYIVCTTLGLFGALWFALAKRTSDTIWSQLFVGISESCAEAQVQLSLSDIFFQHQLGSVLTVYIMCTSIGTFLGPLIAGYISAFTNFRWVGWVAVIISGGLLITIIFGCEETYFDRGQYMTPLTSCQSGYEDGTTLQNSDNTAVSRRKRHLDAKLSTPGAMGEKGVDLSETAEFEVNNEEEVTIPETRELIDGSKEHLKPYPKRVAILTKATNLKGYGFKQYFKYLKINLRMFLFPPVWLSGMFWGIQDVFLTFYLTTQESAYYEPPWNYSDFGVAIMNVPTLIGAVIGCICAGIVSDYFVLWMARHNRGILEAEFRLYFSIATAIIGPAGLLMFGIGTARQWPWQAIYVGLGFVGFAWGCSGDIAMAYLMDCYPDMVLEGMVCTAIINNTISCIFTFTCSDWLAASGTENTYIALAVINFGITAFALPMYYYGKRIRLWTKRWYLQSVNLRDGV; from the coding sequence ATGGACAAATATACCAACAGGGATCATCCGGACTATATTCCTGGCACATTTAACATCTATTCTTCccaaaatttggaaaatggTATTATATACGAAtcaaaattgaagaaaaccTCCTCAGGAGTCGTCCTAATCCCTCAACCATCATACTCGCCAAATGATCCACTGAACTGGTCTAGCTGGAGGAAATTGGCTCATTTTGGTCTAATGGCCTTTATAACTGCGTTTACCGCCGCTACTAGTAACGACGCTGGTGCTGCTCAAGACTCATTGAATGAGATTTATGGGATATCCTACGATTCCATGAACACAGGGGCTGGTGTTCTTTTCCTAGGTATTGGTTGGTCCACTTTATTCTTGGCTCCATTTGCTAACTTGTATGGCAGGAAGATTACGTACATAGTTTGCACCACATTAGGTCTCTTTGGTGCGCTTTGGTTTGCTTTGGCCAAAAGAACGAGCGACACAATATGGTCTCAGTTGTTTGTAGGTATTAGTGAGTCCTGTGCTGAAGCCCAGGTGCAACTGTCCCTGAGcgacatttttttccagcACCAATTGGGCTCCGTATTGACCGTGTATATCATGTGCACTAGTATCGGTACGTTCTTGGGCCCATTGATCGCTGGGTACATATCTGCATTTACCAACTTCCGTTGGGTCGGTTGGGTCGCAGTGATCATATCTGGTGGCCTTTTAATAACTATTATATTTGGCTGCGAAGAAACGTACTTCGACAGAGGCCAGTATATGACCCCTTTGACCAGCTGTCAATCGGGATACGAAGACGGTACCACTTTACAAAACTCTGACAATACGGCCGTGTCGCGCAGGAAACGTCATCTTGACGCTAAATTATCAACTCCTGGAGCCATGGGTGAGAAAGGTGTAGACCTTTCAGAGACGGCTGAATTCGAAGTTAACAATGAAGAGGAAGTTACCATACCTGAGACTCGCGAATTGATTGATGGTTCAAAAGAGCATTTGAAACCATACCCAAAAAGAGTAGCAATATTAACCAAAGCTACTAATTTGAAAGGCTACGGTTTTAAACAGTATTTCAAATATCTAAAGATCAACCTTAGAATGTTCTTATTCCCGCCAGTGTGGTTGTCTGGTATGTTTTGGGGTATTCAAGACGTTTTCCTGACGTTTTATTTGACCACTCAAGAAAGCGCCTACTACGAACCTCCATGGAACTATAGTGATTTTGGTGTCGCAATTATGAATGTTCCCACACTTATTGGAGCAGTCATCGGTTGTATCTGTGCTGGCATTGTTAGTGACTACTTTGTTCTTTGGATGGCTCGTCACAATAGAGGAATTTTAGAGGCAGAATTTAGACTATACTTCTCTATCGCAACTGCAATTATTGGGCCAGCGGGTTTGCTGATGTTTGGTATCGGTACCGCTAGACAATGGCCTTGGCAAGCTATATACGTCGGGTTGGGTTTTGTTGGGTTTGCATGGGGTTGTTCTGGTGATATTGCGATGGCGTATTTAATGGATTGTTACCCCGATATGGTTTTGGAAGGTATGGTTTGTACTGCTATTATTAACAACACGATATCTTGCATTTTCACCTTTACCTGTTCTGATTGGCTAGCTGCATCTGGTACTGAAAATACTTACATTGCTTTAGCTGTCATCAACTTTGGGATTACTGCATTTGCTTTACCAATGTACTACTATGGTAAGAGGATAAGACTTTGGACTAAGAGATGGTATTTGCAATCTGTCAATTTGAGAGACGGTGTGTAA
- the BIO5 gene encoding Bio5p (Putative transmembrane protein involved in the biotin biosynthesis; responsible for uptake of 7-keto 8-aminopelargonic acid; BIO5 is in a cluster of 3 genes (BIO3, BIO4, and BIO5) that mediate biotin synthesis) — protein MNRVGAVFLFVYERNFFLSIVPDRHRTEIRMSSSERSEVKFDKHFNWWSLLGIAFSLSCSWVGISASMAVGIASGGPLLIIYGLIIAAFFSLMCGISLGDFAAILPNSSGGSFWVLKMLEQESVTLKTPEYEDPSDDDEEVFLENYCQTFNVEVSSKFQKVSSMVVGLLNYFGAIFTTASICSSLSMSCIGIHKLLHPDYELKHWHVFVGYECINAVLTLFNIYSTPLPYISQFGLYTSLLSFAMTFIICIVSRSDNTVDPWPKASNIFGSFDNQTGWNSSGMAFVVGLVNPIWAFVGIDSATHMIDEVGYSKSRFLVPKVIITTIIVGFVTSFIYCVGLFFCITDQTAVVESILPIVEIFYQATGNRNLSVFLQCMCITTGFVSGIASGTWQSRILQSFGKSYAPFYKEGSLGNKSLKKLAVLTPGFKSPLYAHFLSQICVTIIGCIFMGSSTAFNAIITACITLLLMSYAVPSFIFLFVIKKEKFIHRIESDVNCVSRPNRRRMSMIPHIICILWTLFCLVFLSFPYTLPVTAGNMNYTSVVYAVVFCIISIVVFPTCI, from the coding sequence ATGAACAGAGTAGGGGCAGTGTTCCTATTTGTatatgaaagaaatttttttttgtctaTTGTTCCAGATCGTCACAGGACGGAAATAAGAATGTCTAGTTCAGAAAGGTCAGAAGTCAAGTTTGACAAGCACTTTAATTGGTGGTCCCTATTAGGTATCGCGTTCTCATTAAGTTGCTCATGGGTCGGTATCTCAGCGTCGATGGCCGTTGGTATTGCCAGTGGAGGGCCACTGCTTATCATCTATGGGTTGATAATTGCTGCTTTTTTCAGTCTCATGTGTGGTATATCTCTGGGAGATTTTGCTGCTATCCTGCCAAACAGCAGCGGTGGTTCATTTTGGGTTCTTAAAATGTTGGAACAAGAATCAGTCACTTTGAAAACCCCTGAGTACGAGGACCCTTctgacgatgatgaagaagtgTTCCTCGAGAATTATTGTCAAACTTTCAACGTGGAAGTTTCTTctaaatttcaaaaggttTCTTCCATGGTTGTAGGGTTGCTGAACTATTTCGGTGCCATTTTTACTACCGCAAGTATCTGCTCATCTTTGTCAATGAGCTGTATCGGTATTCATAAGTTGTTGCATCCGGACTACGAGTTAAAGCACTGGCATGTTTTTGTGGGTTACGAGTGTATCAATGCCGTTTTGACACTTTTCAACATTTATTCAACTCCGTTGCCCTATATCTCTCAGTTTGGGCTCTATACGTCTCTATTGTCTTTCGCCATGACTTTCATTATTTGTATTGTTTCAAGATCTGACAACACCGTAGACCCATGGCCCAAAGCTTCTAATATATTTGGGAGCTTTGATAATCAAACAGGCTGGAATTCGTCTGGAATGGCGTTTGTTGTCGGTTTGGTCAATCCGATCTGGGCATTTGTTGGCATTGACTCTGCTACGCACATGATTGATGAAGTGGGTTATAGTAAGTCACGTTTCTTAGTTCCCAAAGTTATTATCACTACCATCATTGTGGGCTTTGTAACTAGTTTTATTTATTGCGTTGGTTTGTTTTTCTGCATCACTGACCAAACGGCAGTCGTTGAGTCTATTTTACCTATCgtagaaatattttaccAGGCCACTGGTAATAGGAATCTCAGTGTCTTCCTGCAATGTATGTGTATCACAACAGGTTTTGTTTCAGGCATTGCAAGTGGAACCTGGCAAAGTCGAATCCTCCAATCATTCGGGAAAAGTTACGCACCATTTTATAAAGAGGGTTCCTTGGGAAACAAATCCTTGAAGAAGCTAGCAGTGTTGACACCTGGGTTTAAGTCTCCATTATATGCCCATTTTTTGTCACAAATATGTGTAACGATAATTGGCTGTATATTTATGGGATCTAGTACCGCTTTCAACGCAATTATCACTGCATGCATCACCCTGTTACTAATGTCGTACGCAGTTCCTTCTTTTATATTCCTGTTCGTTattaaaaaggaaaaattcattcaTAGAATCGAGAGTGACGTAAATTGTGTCAGCAGGCCTAACCGTCGTCGTATGTCTATGATTCCTCATATTATATGTATTCTATGGACCTTGTTCTGCCTGgtatttttatctttcCCATATACACTACCGGTTACTGCAGGAAACATGAATTACACCTCAGTAGTGTATGCAGTAGTTTTCTGCATTATCAGCATCGTTGTTTTCCCTACATGCATCTAA
- the BIO4 gene encoding dethiobiotin synthase (Dethiobiotin synthetase; catalyzes the third step in the biotin biosynthesis pathway; BIO4 is in a cluster of 3 genes (BIO3, BIO4, and BIO5) that mediate biotin synthesis; BIO3 and BIO4 were acquired by horizontal gene transfer (HGT) from bacteria; expression appears to be repressed at low iron levels) has product MNSKSQQQEQQPIVFVTGTDTDVGKTFVSTLLVHKWKAAYWKPVQTGIESDQGDSETLKNFKIAASTWQPPIFTPTYALQKPLSPLQAMEYEPNVDIRLLDFVVPEEWSAENPLVVEGAGGVCVPITRKLEITTDLIKHLIETSGHPVYVVVVARSGLGTLNHTLLTWNHLCDNGLRSHLFGVILNGEPNEGNVQALKKFGVNIMAQVAQCTTAHDQDMELHELPSVESLMTQQDVE; this is encoded by the coding sequence ATGAACAGCAAATCtcaacaacaagaacaacaaCCAATTGTATTCGTCACCGGTACAGACACTGATGTTGGTAAAACCTTTGTATCAACATTATTGGTACACAAATGGAAAGCTGCATACTGGAAACCCGTACAAACTGGAATTGAGTCAGATCAAGGTGACTCCGagacattgaaaaatttcaaaatagcCGCATCAACTTGGCAACCACCTATATTCACGCCCACTTATGCGCTGCAGAAGCCTCTATCTCCGCTCCAGGCCATGGAGTACGAACCTAATGTCGACATCAGGTTGTTGGATTTCGTAGTTCCTGAAGAGTGGAGCGCAGAGAATCCATTGGTCGTAGAAGGAGCCGGCGGGGTTTGCGTTCCTATCACTCGTAAATTGGAAATTACGACGGATCTAATTAAACATCTGATTGAGACTAGCGGCCATCCAGTGTACGTAGTTGTCGTGGCACGCAGCGGGCTAGGGACTCTGAATCATACATTGCTGACTTGGAATCATCTTTGCGATAATGGCTTGAGAAGCCACCTTTTTGGGGTCATTCTCAATGGGGAACCGAATGAAGGCAACGTGCAGGCCCTGAAGAAGTTCGGTGTCAATATTATGGCACAGGTTGCACAATGTACTACGGCACATGATCAGGATATGGAGTTGCATGAACTGCCATCGGTGGAGTCATTAATGACCCAACAAGACGTAGAATag